In one Babylonia areolata isolate BAREFJ2019XMU chromosome 14, ASM4173473v1, whole genome shotgun sequence genomic region, the following are encoded:
- the LOC143289811 gene encoding cyclin-dependent kinase 9-like: MSSSSNQSRDRDRVRYSPFEDLKFPYCAQEDLKYEKLAKIGQGTFGEVFKARCKKTKQVVALKKVLMDNEKEGFPITALREIKILQVLSHENVVELKEICSSKATSQNRFKSMFYLVFEFCEHDLAGLLSNMTVVFNLSEIKEVMKQLMNGLYYIHRNKILHRDMKAANILITKQGVLKLADFGLARAFSISVRQPNRYTNRVVTLWYRPPELLLGDRNYSTAIDQWGAGCIMAEMWTRNPIMQGTTEQNQLTLITQLCGSITPETWPGVDRLDLYNSLELPQGNKRKVKDRLRYYIKDPNALDLLDRLLALDPSKRINSDEALNHDFFWVDPEPMPLTNILSRLGTSMFEYLAPPRRPAQHQHQASRYAPHPPANKPPNPDQHFERTY, translated from the exons ATGTCATCATCTTCGAATCAGAGCAGAGACCGTGACCGTGTTAGATACTCGCCGTTTGAAGATTTGAAGTTCCCGTATTGTGCCCAGGAAGATCTGAAGTATGAAAAATTGGCGAAAATCGGGCAGGGAACATTCGG agaggtGTTTAAAGCAAGatgtaagaaaacaaaacaggttgTTGCCTTGAAGAAGGTGCTTATGGACAATGAGAAGGAAGGG TTTCCAATCACAGCCCTGCGGGAAATCAAGATCTTGCAGGTTTTGAGCCATGAGAACGTTGTGGAACTGAAAGAAATATGTTCTTCAAAAG CAACTAGTCAGAACCGGTTCAAGAGCATGTTCTACCTGGTGTTCGAGTTCTGTGAGCATGacctggcaggcctcctcagcaaCATGACGGTGGTGTTCAACCTGTCAGAAATCAAGGAAGTGATGAAGCAGCTGATGAATGGGCTATACTATATCCACCGCAACAAGATCCTTCACAGAGACATGAAGGCGGCCAACATACTGATCACAAAGCAAGGGGTTCTCAAACTGGCCGACTTTGGCCTGGCTCGGGCTTTTAGCATCAGTGTTC GTCAGCCCAATCGCTACACAAATCGTGTAGTGACATTGTGGTACAGACCCCCAGAGTTGTTGCTTGGCGACCGTAATTATAGCACTGCCATTGACCAGTGGGGGGCGGGCTGCATCATGGCGGAAATGTGGACCCGCAATCCCATCATGCAGGGCACTACAGAACAGAACCAACtaacattgatcacacagctttgTGGCTCAATAACGCCAGAG ACTTGGCCTGGAGTGGATCGACTGGATCTGTACAACTCTTTGGAACTCCCTCAGGGAAACAAGAGAAAAGTCAAAGATCGGCTTCGCTACTACATCAAAGATCCAAACGCGCTGGACCTCCTTGATCGTCTCTTGGCCTTAGACCCTTCAAAGAGAATAAACTCGGACGAAGCCTTAAACCATGACTTTTTCTGGGTGGATCCAGAGCCCATGCCACTGACCAACATTCTTTCTCGTCTGGGGACATCCATGTTTGAATACCTGGCTCCTCCTCGCAGACCAGCTCAACACCAGCACCAAGCTTCACGCTATGCTCCTCACCCCCCTGCTAACAAGCCTCCTAACCCTGACCAGCATTTTGAACGCACATATTAA